One Paralysiella testudinis genomic window, GACACCGCCAATCTGGGTGCAGACGAGCATTGGCAGGCCGCCTTGTGGCGCCACCTGGCCGAGCACGGCAGCCAAAGCCACCGTGTGGCGCAATGGCAAGGGCTGATGCACAATCTGCACGCCGAGCATCTGCCTGCACGGCTGCTGGTGTTCGGCATTGCCGCGTTGGCACCGATGTATCTGGATTTACTGCAAGCAGCAGCGCAACACACCGATGTGCATGTGTTTGCGCTCAACCCCAGCCGCGAATACTGGGGCAATGTACTGCCCGCCGCACGGCTGCTCGATTTAGACGAAACCGATTTATCCGCCAGCGGCCATCCCTTGCTGGCCAGCCTCGGCAAGCAAGGGCGCGACTTTTTTGATGCGCTGGCGGCCATGCCCAATGTGCACATCGAAACGCCGATTTACGATGATGTTCCGGCAAACACCTTACTCGGCCATTTACAGGCCGATATTCAGAATTTAAGGCTGCCTGAACGCAGCACGCCCTTGCCGTTTGACCACAGCATCCAATTTGCCGCCGCCCACAGCCCCTTGCGCGAGCTGCAAATGCTCAAAGACCAGCTATTGCAAGACTTGGCCGCCCACCCCGAATGGCAGCCGCACGACATCGCCGTGCTCACCCCCCATATCGAGCCTTATCTGCCCTTTATCGAAGCCGTGTTCGGCCACAGCCAAGGCGGCAACCAGGCACTGCCGTTTTCGGTGGCCGACGTTAAAACCCGCCACCGGCAGCCCTTAATGCAGCTATTGGCACAATGGCTGCTACTGGTGCAAAGCCGCTTAGAGGCCGACCAACTGCTGCCGCTGCTTGATTCACCGGTGCTGCGCGAGCGCTTTGACTTCAGCCAAGCCGATGTCGACCTGATTGCCCACGCCATTGCCGAGCAAGGTATCCGCTGGGGCAGCGATGAAGCCATGCGCCGTCAATACGGCGGCCACGACCACGCCTTTAGCTGGCAGCAAGGGCGCGAGCGCACGGTATTGGGCTGGCTGTTGCCGCAAACCTCCGATGCCCAAACCTGGCAAGGCGTGCTGCCGTGGTATGCCGATATCGGCCACACGCCGGTGCTGGCGCGTGCACAGCATTGTGTCGACGTTTTGATCGAGCATTATCAACACTGGCAACAGCCCGCCAGTATCGAAGAATGGGCGCAACGCATCCGCCTCTGGCTGGCCGACATGGCCGACAGCGACACCCTCGGCAGTGCCGCCATGCAGCAGCTCGAAACCGCCTTGGCCGCTTGGAGCGAACAAGCCGCACTGGCCGGTTTTAACAGCCTGCTGCCGCCCTACACCGCCATCGAACACATCCAGCGCTTTTTAGACAGCAGCAGCGAAGCCGGCTTTTTGCGCAGCGGCATCACCTTTTGCAGCATGGTGCCCATGCGCAGCCTACCGTTCAAATGCCTGTGCCTGATTGGGCTGAACGACGGCGACTACCCGCGCACCACCAAAGCCGCCGCCTTCGACTTGATTGCCCGCCACCCGCGCCACGGCGACCGCGCCCGCCGCGACGACGACCGCTACCTGTTTCTCGAATCCATCCTCAGCGCACGCCAAAAGCTGTATTTATCCTATATCGGCAAAGACATCCGCAAAAACGAAGCCTTGGCACCCTCGGCCTTGCTCAACGAGCTCACCGACACCCTCGCCGCCATGACCGCCACCCCCACGCCGCAATTTTTAGAGCAACACCGCTGCCAACACCCCTTGCAGGCGTTTTCGCAGCAATATTTCAACGGCAGCTTGGCCAGCACCCGCCAAGACTATGCCGACGCACTCAGCCACCCGGCAGAAGTTATTGCCCCGTTTTGGCCGGCAAGTGCCGAGCAAGACAACACCGACACCATCACACCCAACCACCCGCTTTCCATCACTCAATTGATTGCCTTCTGGCGCAACCCGGTGCTCAA contains:
- the recC gene encoding exodeoxyribonuclease V subunit gamma gives rise to the protein MLYLYQSNRLEYLASTLAAIYRLPTAAPVWAAEEIVVQSQGMRRYLNQFLAREHGIAANLRYSLPAGFAWRLLRQVLPGTPALNPFSPEVLRWRLLALFQSEAFRQPEFAATRAALADYLHSSANAPYHLAGQLADIYDQYLVYRPDWILAWQNGDTANLGADEHWQAALWRHLAEHGSQSHRVAQWQGLMHNLHAEHLPARLLVFGIAALAPMYLDLLQAAAQHTDVHVFALNPSREYWGNVLPAARLLDLDETDLSASGHPLLASLGKQGRDFFDALAAMPNVHIETPIYDDVPANTLLGHLQADIQNLRLPERSTPLPFDHSIQFAAAHSPLRELQMLKDQLLQDLAAHPEWQPHDIAVLTPHIEPYLPFIEAVFGHSQGGNQALPFSVADVKTRHRQPLMQLLAQWLLLVQSRLEADQLLPLLDSPVLRERFDFSQADVDLIAHAIAEQGIRWGSDEAMRRQYGGHDHAFSWQQGRERTVLGWLLPQTSDAQTWQGVLPWYADIGHTPVLARAQHCVDVLIEHYQHWQQPASIEEWAQRIRLWLADMADSDTLGSAAMQQLETALAAWSEQAALAGFNSLLPPYTAIEHIQRFLDSSSEAGFLRSGITFCSMVPMRSLPFKCLCLIGLNDGDYPRTTKAAAFDLIARHPRHGDRARRDDDRYLFLESILSARQKLYLSYIGKDIRKNEALAPSALLNELTDTLAAMTATPTPQFLEQHRCQHPLQAFSQQYFNGSLASTRQDYADALSHPAEVIAPFWPASAEQDNTDTITPNHPLSITQLIAFWRNPVLKWLQQTLQWQPYRPAEAWQAAEPFAVETEAALNQAYVAARRQGQNLDRTDDALRQMNVLPDGLLGHTLGQPWRIAALSLNLALLNSPRVADAEFNFSHHGLILSGSLNQLHRHGQLIDADTKPHAPQTIAHYLQHLIFCAADVPGIEHSTHILYPPAPLQLPPIDAATAQQLLRPWLAWYVPGQQQPLPFFAQTGLAAAQAWYKQDRDSTTPPNAAKQAAHSAYVGNRFKPGQAQRTEVALAFGRHDTLPTDTPLFWQLVADLLLPMIAHTQDAALETDA